Proteins encoded by one window of Microcebus murinus isolate Inina chromosome 2, M.murinus_Inina_mat1.0, whole genome shotgun sequence:
- the ZNF691 gene encoding zinc finger protein 691, which produces MGSEKEQSPEPHLPEEGEGGKPWRVDDSEGSCTPPGEKEHGQESLLERTQETYPKKPWQKVTSPAQEPEDLIFHPRPEAEEKPFVCAQCGKTFNNTSNLRTHQRIHTGEKPYKCSECGKSFSRSSNRIRHERIHLEEKHYKCPKCQESFRRRSDLTTHQQDHLGKRPYRCDICGKSFTQSATLAVHHRTHLEPAPYICCECGKSFSNSSSFGVHHRTHTGERPYECAECGRTFSDISNFGAHQRTHRGEKPYRCTLCGKHFSRSSNLIRHQKTHVGEQTGKDSS; this is translated from the coding sequence ATGGGCAGTGAGAAGGAGCAGAGTCCAGAACCACACCTGcctgaggaaggggaagggggtaaGCCTTGGAGAGTGGATGACTCAGAGGGTTCTTGTACCCCACCTGGGGAGAAGGAGCATGGGCAGGAGAGCCTGTTGGAGAGGACACAAGAAACCTATCCAAAAAAGCCATGGCAGAAAGTGACTTCCCCAGCTCAAGAACCAGAGGACCTCATTTTTCACCCAAGGCCTGAGGCAGAGGAGAAGCCCTTTGTATGTGCCCAGTGTGGCAAAACCTTCAATAACACCTCCAACCTGAGAACACACCAGCGGATCCATACTGGCGAGAAGCCATACAAGTGTTCTGAATGTGGCAAGAGCTTCTCAAGAAGCTCCAACCGCATCCGGCATGAGCGGATCCACTTGGAAGAGAAGCACTACAAGTGTCCCAAGTGTCAGGAGAGCTTTCGGCGGCGCTCAGACCTCACCACGCATCAGCAAGACCACCTGGGCAAGCGGCCGTACCGCTGCGACATCTGTGGCAAGAGCTTCACCCAGAGTGCCACGTTGGCTGTACATCACCGGACCCACCTGGAGCCGGCACCCTACATTTGCTGTGAGTGTGGCAAGAGCTTCAGCAACAGCTCCAGCTTTGGCGTGCACCACcgcactcacacaggggagaggCCTTATGAGTGCGCCGAGTGTGGGCGGACCTTCAGTGACATATCCAACTTTGGAGCACACCAAAGGACCCACAGAGGGGAGAAGCCCTACCGGTGCACTCTGTGTGGGAAACACTTCTCCCGCAGCTCGAATCTCATCCGCCACCAGAAAACACACGTGGGTGAGCAGACTGGAAAAGATTCCAGCTGA
- the ERMAP gene encoding erythroid membrane-associated protein: MEMASSCGSRLSSCLITLVFLQLPGPLSGDAGTFHLAPLGGTAELLCPVSLWPVTKPKEVRWLRSPHPQRSQVVHVFRDKKAWEEEQMPEYKGRTALVRDPQEGSVTLQIRDVRLEDRGPYRCLIQIGNLSREDTVTLQVAVLGSDPYIHVNSYDAGWIQLVCRSVGWFPEPRTEWRDPHGRALPSLSETHALDEAGLFQSAVSSRVRDSTLGNVSCTFRNIALGQEKTAAMLMAAPSPGRISSLAVALAVILSVLGLLIMVCLWLIWKQRRSKEKLLYEQVMEVENLLSDHAREKGRLHKALKKLRSELRLKRAAANSGWRRARLHFVVVTLDPDTAHPKLILSEDRKCVRLGDRRQPVPDNPERFDFVVSVLGTEYFTAGCHYWEVYVGDKTKWILGVCSESVSRKGKVTASPANGHWLVRQSDGNKHEALTSPQISFRLKEPPQCVGVFLDYEAGVISFYNVTDKSHIFTFTDSFSGPLRPFFEPCLHDGGKNTAPLVICSELQKSKESVVPKPEGKRHANGDVSLKVNPSLLPAPDMELFSLRDMTLSLPSDLGPALQGLKVPSF, encoded by the exons ATGGAGATGGCGAGTTCCTGTGGCTCCCGGCTCTCTAGCTGCCTCATCACCCTCGTCTTCCTCCAGCTGCCCGGGCCCCTGTCAG GCGATGCCGGCACGTTCCACCTGGCCCCGCTGGGGGGCACAGCCGAGCTGCTCTGCCCTGTCTCGCTCTGGCCGGTGACCAAGCCCAAGGAGGTGAGGTGGCTGCGGTCCCCACACCCGCAGCGCTCCCAGGTCGTTCACGTGTTCCGGGATAAGAAGGCCTGGGAGGAAGAGCAGATGCCGGAATATAAGGGGAGGACGGCGCTGGTGAGAGACCCCCAAGAGGGAAGTGTCACTCTGCAGATCCGCGACGTGCGCCTTGAGGACCGAGGGCCCTACCGATGTCTGATCCAGATCGGAAACCTGAGCAGGGAGGACACCGTGACCCTGCAGGTTGCAG TTCTAGGCTCCGATCCTTACATCCACGTGAACAGCTATGACGCTGGATGGATCCAGCTGGTGTGCAGGTCGGTGGGATGGTTCCCAGAGCCTCGGACCGAGTGGAGAGACCCTCATGGCAGGGCGCTTCCATCCCTGTCCGAGACCCATGCTCTGGACGAAGCTGGGCTCTTCCAATCAGCAGTGTCCAGCAGAGTCAGGGACAGCACACTGGGGAACGTGTCCTGCACCTTCCGCAACATTGCCCTTGGCCAAGAGAAGACCGCAGCCATGCTCATGGCAG CCCCATCTCCAGGGAGGATCTCCTCCTTAGCAGTGGCTCTCGCTGTGATCCTTTCTGTCCTGGGGCTCCTCATCATGGTGTGCCTTTGGCTTATCTGGAAGCAAAGAAGATCAAAAG aGAAGCTTCTCTATGAACAGGTGATGGAGGTAG AAAATCTTCTCTCGGACCACGCAAGAGAAAAAG GAAGACTCCATAAAGCCCTCA AGAAACTCCGGAGTGAACTAA gGTTGAAAAGAGCTGCAGCAAACTCAG GCTGGAGAAGAGCCCGGTTGCATTTTG TGGTTGTGACCCTGGACCCGGACACAGCGCACCCCAAACTCATCCTGTCTGAGGACCGGAAATGTGTGAGGCTTGGAGACAGAAGGCAGCCTGTGCCTGACAACCCCGAGAGATTTGATTTCGTCGTCAGCGTCCTGGGCACAGAGTACTTCACAGCTGGCTGTCACTACTGGGAGGTGTACGTGGGAGACAAGACCAAGTGGATCCTTGGGGTGTGCAGTGAGTCagtgagcaggaaggggaaggtcACCGCCTCGCCCGCCAATGGACACTGGCTTGTGCGACAGAGTGATGGGAATAAGCATGAAGCTCTCACATCCCCACAGATCTCCTTTCGCCTTAAAGAGCCTCCTCAGTGTGTTGGGGTTTTCCTGGACTATGAAGCAGGAGTCATCTCTTTCTACAATGTGACTGACAAGTCCCACATCTTTACTTTCACTGACAGTTTCTCTGGCCCCCTTCGCCCTTTCTTTGAACCTTGTCTACATGATGGAGGGAAAAACACAGCACCTCTAGTCATTTGTTCAGAACTACAGAAATCCAAGGAATCAGTTGTCCCCAAGCCAGAAGGAAAACGCCACGCTAATGGAGATGTGTCCCTGAAGGTGAACCCTTCCTTACTACCTGCTCCGGACATGGAGCTTTTCTCACTCAGGGACATGACCTTGTCCTTGCCCTCTGATCTTGGCCCAGCCCTTCAGGGGCTCAAGGTTCCTTCTTTTTAG